TCTGCAATCAACAAAGAATTTACAGAGCCTGACCCTCGCGAGGACCTTTGTGGCAATGACGTTGGTCGGAAATTGCTTATCTTGGCTCGTGAATTGGATTTACACAACGAATTTGCAGATATTTCTATTCAAAACCTAATTCCAAAGGATTTGCGAAAGGTTTCAAAAGAAGAGTTTTTGGAGCGATTGAACGAATTGGACATTCCCTTTCAAATCAAAAAGAAGAATCAATCGAAAGATTCCGTTTTTCGTTATGTTGCCGATTTGCACGGTGATTTATCAAAGGAAACGGGCGCGCTTTTGGATGTGAGTTTGGTGTCGGTTTCCAAAAATAGTATGCTGGGAGCACTTAAAGGTAGCGACTCGATTTTTGAAATTTACACCGAAAGTTACGGTGATAATCCAATTGTGATTCAAGGTGCTGGAGCAGGGGCAGCGGTTACTGCGAGAGGCGTTTTTGGAGATATTTTGAGGATTAGTGATAAAGATTAAAAAAGACACAAGACTTAAGACCGCTGCGCTGTAAGACATAAGACAGAAAAAGCTTTTAATAATTTTAGTCCTACGTCTTACCGTCTTAAGTCATTCATCATTAAACGATAAACAAAATATAGCATATGAAAGTTTCACTAAACAGAATCAACGACAACTATCTTTTTGAAGCAAAGGGCGCTTCAGGCGTACCCGTTTTAATCGACAATAAAACAGACGAGCCCTCAAAAGGCGCAAGCCCGATGGAACTTTTGTTGATGGGTGTTGGGGGTTGCAATGCAATAGATATTGTAATGATTTTAAAGAAACAGCGGCAGGAAATCACTTCCTATAAAATAGAGGTGGAAGGTCAACGTAAGGAAGTGCGCGATGCAAAACCGTTTGAAGCAATTCACATAAAACTGTATTTGGAAGGCAAAATTGATGAGGCAAAAGCCGTTCGTGCTGCACAACTTAGTTTTGAGAAGTACTGTTCGGTTTCCATCACGCTGGAAGCTTCGGTGAAAATTACGTATAGCATTGTGCTTAATGGGAAAGCGATTAAATGACGGAAAGTAAGAAAGGACGAAAGGATAAAAAGAAAAAAAGACGAAATGACAAAAGATAAATTCCTTTTCGTCCTTTAGCGAAGCGGACTTGGGTCACTTCCAAAACTAATTTTGTATTGTAAACTTTATAATGTTACTTTGTATCAGTTCATATTCATAGTTA
The Aequorivita iocasae genome window above contains:
- a CDS encoding OsmC family protein, which codes for MKVSLNRINDNYLFEAKGASGVPVLIDNKTDEPSKGASPMELLLMGVGGCNAIDIVMILKKQRQEITSYKIEVEGQRKEVRDAKPFEAIHIKLYLEGKIDEAKAVRAAQLSFEKYCSVSITLEASVKITYSIVLNGKAIK